The following are encoded in a window of Fluviibacter phosphoraccumulans genomic DNA:
- the smc gene encoding chromosome segregation protein SMC, whose protein sequence is MRLTKLKLAGFKSFVDPTNVELPGQLIGVVGPNGCGKSNIIDAVRWVLGESRAAELRGESMQDVIFNGTTTRKPVSRASVEMVFDNSLGRAVGQWSQYADLSVKRVLTRNGQSDYFINNLKVRRKDVTDLFMGTGLGPRAYAIIGQGTVSRIIEAKPEELRVFLEEAAGVTRYKERRKETEGRISDTRENLARLEDIRQELGTQINRLQSQAEVAERYQGLQAELISTQQKLWSVKLQEGRSDAQTSAASLSAAQIELEETVARQRNIEAELESLREAYYTANDLVQTAQSAFFSINAEVATIEADIRHRQETRRNLEARLQQLTIDRESWKQRQVQAEEDLVRWTELQEHAAMRLAQTHEMLERAQEGLPAFEDAEREAQAQASQFRGELSGLEQRLQVAQANRSNAERNLARITQQIERLQRDEAALTPPDADQMQQLAEQRESAAMALAELQEQQSLAEESLSGAEQALQDANEQQRTLHQEFTQTQARHQALKQLQERVQATGSLPEWLRKAGLQDRPVLWQKIRVSSGWEVAVEAVLRDRLKAVACGQQDLPELDRCFAEPPSLRLTLLMPEAAGASAPDAAGALMAQVECLDAQIKPVLARWLAGVVTAPTLADARALQSQLADGAVVVTPEGHLLDRYSVTFFAPDAGDHGLLERQQELETTQARVDALTLPLEAANARVEAARDALRSARLSLDGLRQQAQAAQNEQNRYAIEFEKLAQAVRHYEERARALNAGRDEQLAEQQAEQLRLEEQYALLQNLESAVAIAQSSLSERLSVRESASRALRDARDAMVKVEREVQEAEFSCRECQTRLDDLRNQARLSVDECRRIDDSTEQAKSELEGADGDELREKLETALTLRTEKEQALAEIRDAAESKASELRTLEENRMRMEQQLEPVRARINDHQLKHQAAELAAAQFEGLLTEAGCSPEQIEVLLGSIADLKAGPLQATITRVQREIEAMGPVNLAALVELNSALERKTYLDAQSEDLLLAMETLENAIRRIDRETRTLLQSTFDAVNQHFGTLFPGLFGGGEARLIMTGDEILDAGVQVMAQPPGKKNSTIHLLSGGEKTLTAIALVFSLFQLNPAPFCLLDEVDAPLDDANTIRFCEMVKRMSDKTQFLFISHNKIAMEMGNQLVGVTMQEFGVSRIVEVDMEEALQMRETTVG, encoded by the coding sequence ATGCGACTGACCAAGCTCAAACTTGCCGGCTTTAAATCCTTTGTTGACCCGACCAATGTCGAACTTCCAGGCCAATTGATTGGTGTGGTGGGTCCTAACGGTTGTGGCAAATCGAACATTATCGATGCCGTGCGCTGGGTATTGGGTGAATCTCGTGCCGCCGAACTGCGTGGCGAATCGATGCAGGATGTGATCTTTAACGGCACGACGACGCGTAAACCGGTGTCGCGTGCCAGTGTTGAGATGGTATTTGATAACAGCCTGGGCCGTGCCGTTGGCCAGTGGTCGCAGTATGCTGATCTCTCGGTGAAGCGTGTGCTCACGCGCAATGGCCAATCAGACTATTTTATTAATAACTTGAAAGTGCGTCGCAAGGATGTGACGGACTTGTTTATGGGCACAGGTCTGGGCCCGCGCGCCTACGCGATTATTGGCCAGGGCACCGTATCGCGCATTATTGAAGCGAAGCCGGAAGAACTGCGGGTTTTTCTTGAAGAAGCGGCTGGGGTGACCCGTTACAAAGAGCGGCGGAAGGAAACCGAAGGCCGAATCTCGGATACCCGTGAAAATCTTGCGCGACTGGAAGACATCCGACAGGAGCTGGGCACCCAGATCAACCGCCTGCAGAGCCAGGCAGAGGTAGCCGAGCGTTATCAGGGGCTACAGGCAGAACTTATTAGCACACAGCAGAAGCTGTGGTCGGTAAAACTGCAGGAAGGGCGTTCGGACGCGCAAACATCTGCCGCCAGTCTGAGTGCGGCGCAGATTGAACTGGAAGAAACGGTTGCCCGTCAACGTAATATTGAAGCCGAACTCGAGTCGCTGCGCGAAGCCTATTACACCGCGAATGATCTGGTGCAGACCGCGCAAAGCGCCTTTTTCAGTATTAATGCCGAAGTTGCAACCATTGAAGCCGATATCCGTCATCGTCAGGAAACACGCCGGAATCTGGAAGCCCGTTTGCAGCAATTGACGATAGACCGTGAGAGCTGGAAACAGCGCCAGGTTCAGGCTGAAGAAGACCTGGTGCGCTGGACCGAACTTCAGGAACACGCGGCAATGCGCCTGGCACAGACGCATGAAATGCTGGAACGTGCGCAAGAGGGCTTGCCCGCCTTTGAAGACGCGGAACGCGAGGCGCAAGCACAAGCCAGCCAGTTCCGCGGTGAACTATCCGGACTCGAGCAACGTTTACAGGTGGCTCAGGCCAATCGTAGTAATGCCGAACGTAACTTGGCGCGCATTACCCAACAGATTGAGCGCTTGCAGCGTGATGAAGCGGCATTGACACCGCCCGATGCGGATCAGATGCAGCAATTGGCCGAACAGCGTGAGTCGGCTGCGATGGCATTGGCCGAATTGCAGGAGCAACAGTCCTTAGCAGAAGAATCGCTCTCGGGTGCCGAGCAGGCTTTGCAGGATGCCAACGAACAACAGCGTACGTTGCATCAGGAGTTTACTCAAACCCAGGCGCGTCATCAGGCCCTGAAGCAACTGCAGGAACGCGTTCAGGCTACGGGCTCGCTCCCGGAGTGGTTGCGTAAAGCCGGTCTGCAAGATCGCCCTGTGCTCTGGCAGAAAATTCGGGTGAGCAGCGGTTGGGAAGTGGCGGTTGAAGCGGTTCTGCGTGATCGTCTGAAAGCCGTTGCTTGCGGCCAGCAGGATTTGCCGGAACTGGATCGCTGCTTCGCCGAGCCGCCTTCATTGCGCCTCACGTTACTGATGCCCGAAGCGGCTGGTGCTTCAGCGCCGGATGCCGCAGGGGCGCTGATGGCCCAAGTCGAATGTCTGGATGCCCAGATCAAGCCCGTTCTGGCGCGGTGGCTGGCTGGCGTGGTGACTGCACCCACACTGGCGGACGCACGGGCACTGCAATCCCAGCTAGCCGACGGGGCCGTGGTCGTGACCCCGGAAGGGCATTTGCTGGACCGTTACAGTGTGACCTTTTTTGCCCCTGATGCGGGCGACCATGGATTACTGGAACGTCAGCAGGAGCTTGAAACCACACAAGCCCGCGTTGACGCACTGACCTTGCCCCTTGAAGCAGCCAACGCCCGGGTGGAAGCAGCACGAGACGCGTTGCGGTCGGCTCGCTTGTCCTTGGACGGCCTCAGGCAACAGGCGCAGGCGGCTCAGAATGAACAGAATCGTTACGCGATTGAATTTGAAAAACTGGCTCAAGCGGTTCGTCATTACGAAGAGCGGGCACGGGCGCTCAATGCAGGGCGTGATGAGCAACTTGCCGAGCAGCAGGCCGAACAGTTGCGTCTTGAAGAGCAATATGCACTGTTGCAGAACCTGGAATCTGCCGTTGCGATTGCCCAATCGTCATTAAGCGAGCGTCTTTCCGTGAGAGAGTCAGCCAGTCGTGCCTTGCGCGATGCGCGTGACGCCATGGTCAAAGTAGAACGTGAGGTGCAAGAGGCCGAGTTCTCCTGTCGCGAATGCCAGACCCGTTTGGACGACCTGAGAAACCAGGCGCGGCTATCGGTGGATGAGTGCCGCCGTATTGATGACAGTACCGAACAGGCTAAATCCGAACTGGAAGGTGCGGATGGCGACGAGCTGCGTGAAAAGTTAGAAACTGCGCTGACGCTACGCACGGAAAAAGAACAAGCGTTGGCCGAGATTCGTGATGCGGCCGAAAGCAAGGCGAGCGAACTCCGCACGCTGGAAGAAAACCGGATGCGTATGGAGCAGCAGCTCGAGCCGGTGCGTGCACGCATTAATGATCATCAACTTAAACACCAGGCGGCTGAATTGGCGGCCGCCCAGTTTGAGGGGCTGCTCACGGAGGCCGGTTGTAGCCCGGAACAGATTGAAGTGCTGCTGGGCAGTATTGCTGATCTGAAGGCGGGCCCGCTGCAGGCAACAATTACCCGAGTGCAGCGTGAAATAGAAGCCATGGGGCCGGTCAATCTGGCCGCGCTGGTCGAACTGAATTCAGCGCTTGAACGCAAGACCTATCTGGACGCCCAGTCAGAAGATCTGCTGTTGGCGATGGAAACGCTGGAAAATGCGATTCGTCGTATCGACCGGGAAACCAGAACCTTGCTGCAGTCTACTTTCGATGCCGTGAATCAGCATTTCGGTACGCTGTTCCCCGGGTTGTTTGGTGGTGGTGAGGCGCGCCTGATTATGACGGGTGATGAAATTCTCGATGCCGGTGTTCAGGTGATGGCGCAGCCACCCGGCAAAAAGAATTCAACGATTCATCTGCTGTCTGGCGGTGAAAAGACACTGACGGCCATTGCCCTCGTGTTTTCGTTATTCCAGCTCAACCCGGCACCGTTCTGTTTGCTGGATGAAGTGGATGCGCCGCTGGATGACGCCAATACCATCCGCTTCTGCGAAATGGTGAAGCGCATGTCGGACAAAACGCAATTCCTTTTCATCAGCCATAACAAGATTGCGATGGAAATGGGGAACCAACTGGTCGGTGTGACGATGCAGGAATTTGGTGTGTCGCGCATTGTAGAAGTTGATATGGAAGAAGCGCTGCAAATGCGCGAAACAACGGTGGGCTGA
- a CDS encoding MATE family efflux transporter, translating into MDRTPFVRLGRLAWPVLIAQLATIGMMAIDTVVVGRSNTDNLAALAVGASIYVSLALALSGVVQALLPGVAHQIGRGDAAAAGKLIFQAFWLVLLLAVFGDLVLFFPGWMIALAELTPAVEALTRDYLFILAFSLPASLGYRAFHAIAGGVGQTRPLMWLSLGQTTGHALMAPVLVDSLTIGTLTLGVGLGASGAALSQAILAWLVCGAGVVVLCKSPVYRDLLKNAHWSGPDWKSLVQLLRVGLPMGLSYFVEITAFTVMAIFIARLGPEVLSGHRIVANLSAMVYMFPLAIGTATAALVGQSAGADRDAEARAMARSAFWVACVGSGILAVLLWKFRSVLAWLGSPDENVQAVAIGLVGFVAAYQLFDAAQTVAAFALRGYHVTLLPLGIHLTAFWLIGLWGGYQLAFYGLPMLSIAPMGAAGFWSAVLGATVLAAIGLVGLLIWVQRLRRAPG; encoded by the coding sequence ATGGACCGAACCCCCTTCGTACGCTTAGGCCGTCTGGCCTGGCCGGTATTGATTGCCCAGCTGGCGACTATTGGCATGATGGCGATTGATACGGTGGTGGTGGGGCGGTCCAATACCGATAACCTGGCGGCTTTGGCCGTGGGCGCCAGTATTTATGTCTCGTTGGCGTTGGCATTGTCTGGCGTGGTGCAAGCGCTGTTGCCGGGCGTTGCCCATCAGATCGGTCGCGGGGATGCGGCCGCCGCCGGAAAACTTATTTTTCAGGCCTTCTGGCTGGTGCTGCTACTGGCGGTATTCGGCGATCTGGTGTTGTTTTTCCCCGGGTGGATGATTGCACTGGCCGAGCTAACGCCAGCGGTCGAAGCTTTAACCAGAGACTACCTGTTTATTCTAGCCTTTTCGTTGCCGGCCTCTTTGGGCTATCGTGCATTCCATGCCATTGCTGGTGGGGTTGGTCAGACGCGGCCACTTATGTGGTTGAGCCTCGGGCAAACGACGGGTCATGCGCTGATGGCGCCAGTGCTTGTTGATAGCCTGACGATCGGCACGCTCACGTTGGGGGTGGGATTGGGTGCGAGCGGCGCAGCGCTCTCTCAGGCGATTCTGGCCTGGCTTGTCTGTGGCGCTGGCGTGGTGGTGCTCTGCAAGAGTCCGGTCTACCGAGATCTGTTGAAAAATGCGCATTGGTCTGGGCCTGATTGGAAATCACTGGTGCAGTTGCTGCGCGTGGGGCTGCCCATGGGGCTGTCTTATTTTGTTGAAATCACAGCCTTTACGGTGATGGCCATATTTATTGCCCGCCTGGGGCCCGAGGTGCTTTCGGGTCACCGAATTGTGGCCAACCTATCGGCCATGGTTTACATGTTTCCGTTGGCGATTGGAACGGCGACGGCGGCCTTAGTGGGGCAATCGGCGGGGGCTGATCGTGATGCCGAGGCGCGCGCCATGGCGCGGAGCGCCTTCTGGGTGGCATGCGTCGGCTCGGGCATTCTGGCTGTGCTGCTGTGGAAGTTTCGCAGCGTTCTGGCCTGGCTGGGTAGTCCGGACGAGAATGTCCAGGCGGTCGCTATTGGCCTGGTTGGTTTTGTGGCGGCCTACCAACTATTTGACGCGGCACAGACCGTTGCTGCCTTTGCACTGCGTGGCTATCACGTCACGTTGTTGCCCCTGGGCATTCATCTGACCGCATTTTGGCTGATTGGTCTATGGGGAGGCTATCAACTGGCTTTCTACGGCCTACCCATGCTGTCAATCGCGCCAATGGGCGCGGCCGGTTTCTGGAGCGCGGTCTTGGGGGCGACGGTACTGGCCGCCATCGGTTTGGTGGGCCTTTTGATCTGGGTGCAGCGGCTGAGGCGTGCCCCGGGCTGA
- a CDS encoding cell division protein ZipA C-terminal FtsZ-binding domain-containing protein, with amino-acid sequence MNELQLSLLGLGLFAIVLVVVYNRWLERKYRQKNAPEPSDEPLTTTDDTAGGRQEPSWDHSDGAMDSTMAADQPVEPALSETQAVTNLEPLPALIEVESWVDAIATLRFYEPRTAGSIRETLNQMGAERFERVEFYSGDAWHRAEALPADALVSNLRGRLQLASRLGPVNPDTLHQWIRSLESLAQMLSAGLSVESESTLLDRATNLDAFCVRVDTLISLNLKSRQEPATAFEKLSREAGRFGLTGEFPNYACVGLLGQVDFQVQADPNTSLVSLILDFPHVLGPDTVVVEMLDLARTLANELDADIVDDAGRTMSDEGMGLLVHQVIRLNAMLQAQGIEPGSALARRLFS; translated from the coding sequence ATGAACGAACTGCAACTGAGTCTCTTGGGTCTGGGTCTTTTTGCCATTGTGCTGGTGGTGGTCTATAACCGTTGGCTCGAACGCAAGTACCGTCAAAAAAACGCGCCCGAACCGTCGGATGAGCCGCTGACAACGACTGACGACACGGCGGGCGGTCGTCAGGAACCCAGCTGGGATCATTCTGACGGGGCAATGGATTCAACAATGGCTGCGGATCAGCCCGTTGAGCCAGCGCTGTCTGAGACGCAAGCCGTGACCAACCTTGAACCCCTCCCGGCACTGATTGAAGTTGAGTCGTGGGTGGATGCGATTGCAACCTTGCGGTTTTACGAACCCCGAACCGCGGGTTCGATTCGTGAGACGCTGAATCAAATGGGCGCTGAACGCTTCGAGCGTGTGGAGTTTTATTCCGGTGACGCCTGGCATCGGGCAGAGGCATTGCCGGCAGATGCCTTGGTCAGTAATTTACGCGGGCGTCTGCAACTGGCTTCACGACTTGGCCCGGTTAACCCAGATACGCTGCATCAATGGATTCGATCACTGGAAAGTCTGGCGCAGATGCTCTCGGCCGGCTTGTCCGTAGAGTCTGAATCCACGCTGCTCGATCGTGCAACCAATCTGGATGCGTTTTGCGTTCGCGTCGACACGCTGATCAGCCTTAATCTCAAGTCCAGACAAGAACCAGCGACCGCCTTTGAAAAACTCTCACGTGAAGCCGGTCGTTTTGGGCTAACGGGCGAGTTCCCCAATTATGCGTGCGTGGGTTTGCTGGGGCAGGTTGATTTCCAGGTGCAAGCAGATCCGAACACCTCGCTCGTCAGTTTGATTCTGGATTTTCCGCACGTGCTGGGACCGGATACGGTGGTGGTTGAAATGCTGGATCTGGCCCGGACATTGGCCAATGAACTGGATGCGGACATCGTGGATGACGCAGGACGAACGATGAGTGACGAGGGAATGGGGCTTCTGGTGCATCAGGTGATCCGCCTCAATGCCATGCTCCAGGCTCAGGGGATTGAACCCGGCTCTGCGTTGGCGCGTCGTTTGTTTTCCTGA
- a CDS encoding energy-coupling factor ABC transporter permease, producing MDPAWWVTGFLIASWCYLGCLGSVKGLLSDIRIRWPALLIATLSLMVLWHIRATVLPGLSLHLLGATLCTLVFGYRLALFPLTATLLLAQFTAAGDWRTLGLNACILVLWPVAISRLVAYLVDRLPSNLFVFIFVGGFFGGAAVVVSTGWLLTLTLWLTQLYPWGPLLEDYAAYWLLVAFSEAWLTGMLLTVMVVYRPALVRMFDSTRYIDNA from the coding sequence ATGGATCCTGCCTGGTGGGTGACGGGTTTTTTAATCGCCAGCTGGTGCTATTTGGGGTGCCTGGGTTCCGTTAAGGGGCTGCTGTCCGATATCCGGATCCGTTGGCCGGCGTTGCTGATTGCGACCTTATCGCTGATGGTGCTTTGGCATATTCGTGCCACCGTGCTACCGGGATTGAGTCTGCATCTGCTGGGCGCTACGTTGTGCACCCTGGTTTTTGGCTACCGTCTGGCGCTATTCCCATTAACCGCTACGCTGCTGCTTGCCCAGTTTACGGCGGCGGGCGATTGGCGCACGCTGGGGCTCAATGCCTGCATTCTGGTGTTGTGGCCGGTGGCGATCAGTCGGCTGGTGGCCTATCTGGTCGATCGCCTGCCATCGAACCTTTTTGTCTTTATTTTTGTGGGTGGTTTCTTTGGCGGCGCTGCGGTGGTCGTTTCGACCGGCTGGTTACTCACCTTAACGCTCTGGCTGACGCAGCTTTATCCCTGGGGGCCCTTGCTGGAGGACTATGCCGCTTATTGGTTGCTGGTCGCCTTCTCGGAGGCATGGCTGACCGGGATGTTATTGACGGTGATGGTGGTCTATCGTCCGGCGTTGGTGCGCATGTTTGATAGCACCCGCTATATCGATAACGCCTGA
- the queF gene encoding preQ(1) synthase has translation MSTQPSKSLETFPNPTPQRDFTIHMEIPEFTCLCPKTGQPDFATLILDYIPDQLCVELKSLKLYMWSFRDEGAFHEAVTNRILDDLVTATQPRFMRLTAKFYVRGGVFTTVIAEHRKQGWQQLPPVTLVEVSSQASTRG, from the coding sequence ATGAGCACCCAACCGAGTAAATCTTTAGAGACCTTCCCTAACCCAACACCTCAGCGGGATTTCACGATTCATATGGAAATCCCTGAATTTACGTGTCTTTGTCCAAAAACCGGGCAACCGGACTTTGCGACATTGATTCTCGATTACATTCCGGACCAACTGTGTGTCGAGCTCAAAAGCCTCAAACTGTACATGTGGAGCTTCCGTGACGAAGGCGCGTTTCATGAAGCGGTGACGAACCGTATCCTGGATGACCTGGTCACTGCGACGCAGCCCCGCTTTATGCGCCTGACCGCCAAGTTTTACGTGCGTGGCGGTGTTTTCACAACGGTTATTGCCGAACATCGCAAGCAAGGCTGGCAGCAACTACCACCCGTTACCCTGGTTGAGGTTTCCAGCCAGGCCAGTACACGCGGTTAA
- a CDS encoding Ppx/GppA phosphatase family protein: protein MQYESIAAVDLGSNSFRLEVGRVVDDQIYTLDSLKDPVRLASGLLPDKSLDQASQERALIALARFGERLRGLPQDAVRAVATNALRVAKNATSFLLQAETALGFPIEIIAGREEARLIYIGAVHSLPASDQQRLVFDIGGGSTEFIIGAGMKPLKLESLFMGCVSYSLRYFPDGLIDRRRLREAQMAAAKEVALIAHAYQQTGWGEAIGSSGTANAIAEILEQNDLNPKGMTGITRIGLDRLCALMIRYKRIDALPLQGVKADRIPVLPGGIAIMTAILDTLGIQQVTYADGALRLGVLYDLLGRFHHHDMRTATVGHFQRRYQVESVQAKNVSKTAVEIFSDLMGLKLRSLEERERDIQFVRWAASLHEVGLSIAHSGYHKHGAYILGYADMPGFSRMDQARLALLVLCHRGKLNKVDGLAREDMAWRQILALRLAVILHRSRLESGVPELHASETVNGFTLQLPANWLEANPMTMAALRDETGIWEEAGFQLRIRATRR, encoded by the coding sequence ATGCAGTATGAATCAATCGCTGCGGTAGATTTGGGCTCCAACAGCTTCCGGTTAGAGGTGGGGCGCGTTGTCGATGATCAGATTTACACCCTGGATTCTCTTAAGGATCCGGTGCGCTTGGCTTCAGGATTGCTGCCCGATAAAAGTCTGGACCAGGCGTCGCAGGAGCGCGCACTGATTGCACTCGCGCGCTTTGGTGAACGTTTGCGTGGTTTGCCGCAAGACGCCGTACGTGCGGTGGCCACCAATGCACTACGCGTGGCCAAAAATGCGACGAGTTTTTTGTTGCAGGCTGAAACGGCACTCGGATTTCCGATTGAAATCATTGCAGGACGCGAAGAAGCGCGCCTGATTTATATCGGGGCTGTGCATTCACTGCCGGCCTCTGATCAGCAGCGTCTGGTGTTCGACATTGGCGGGGGGTCGACCGAGTTCATTATCGGCGCCGGGATGAAACCCCTGAAACTCGAATCTTTGTTCATGGGGTGTGTGAGTTATTCGCTGCGTTATTTTCCGGATGGGTTGATTGATCGTCGACGTTTGCGCGAGGCGCAGATGGCCGCAGCTAAAGAAGTGGCGCTGATCGCGCATGCTTATCAGCAGACCGGCTGGGGTGAGGCCATTGGTTCATCTGGCACCGCTAACGCGATCGCTGAAATTCTGGAACAAAATGACCTGAATCCTAAAGGCATGACCGGGATTACGCGGATTGGTCTGGATCGACTGTGCGCATTGATGATTCGTTACAAGCGGATCGACGCCTTGCCATTGCAAGGGGTGAAAGCAGATCGTATTCCTGTGTTGCCGGGTGGCATCGCAATCATGACGGCGATTCTGGATACCTTGGGCATTCAGCAGGTCACTTATGCGGATGGCGCCTTGCGTCTGGGTGTGCTGTACGACTTGCTCGGTCGTTTTCATCATCACGACATGCGTACGGCGACCGTGGGCCACTTTCAGCGGCGCTATCAGGTGGAGTCCGTGCAGGCCAAGAACGTGAGCAAGACCGCTGTAGAAATTTTCTCAGACCTGATGGGGCTGAAGCTACGCAGCCTGGAAGAACGTGAGCGGGATATTCAGTTTGTACGCTGGGCGGCCAGTTTGCATGAAGTCGGTTTGTCGATTGCGCACAGTGGCTACCATAAGCATGGTGCCTACATCCTGGGCTATGCCGATATGCCGGGGTTTTCGCGGATGGATCAGGCGCGTTTGGCCTTGTTGGTGCTTTGTCACCGCGGCAAACTCAACAAGGTAGATGGTCTGGCGCGTGAGGATATGGCCTGGCGGCAGATTCTGGCCCTGCGCCTGGCAGTGATTTTGCATCGCTCGCGTTTGGAATCGGGGGTGCCTGAGTTGCATGCCTCGGAGACCGTTAACGGTTTTACATTGCAGCTGCCGGCTAACTGGTTAGAAGCAAACCCCATGACCATGGCGGCATTGCGTGACGAAACGGGTATTTGGGAAGAGGCCGGATTCCAGTTGCGTATTCGCGCTACAAGGCGATGA
- the ligA gene encoding NAD-dependent DNA ligase LigA has protein sequence MLKVSERAAQLRALLDRYAYAYYVCDAPEVPDAEYDQLFRELESLETAHPTLVCPESPTQRVGAPPLAAFDTVTHQTPMLSINNAFTAEEVTAFDRRCRELLALSENSPPIAYACEPKFDGLAISLVYEDGLFQLGATRGDGATGENVTLNVRTIHSVPLRLNSPDPKGRLEVRGEVLIRRADFAKLNAAQEAAGEKTFANPRNAAAGSLRQLDSAITARRPLSFFAYGIGETSDQAMVPDTQAGVLDWLAMLGFRVAASRAVVHGAAGLLGYYDTMGRQRPTLPYDIDGVVYKVNRRDQQAQLGFVSRAPRFVIAHKFPAEEVLSRVEAIDVQIGRTGAVTPVARLEPVFVGGVTVTNATLHNFIELARKDIRVGDTVVVRRAGDVIPEVVASLPDRRPVDEAGHARFPLMACPPLCPECGSHIERLPGEAVARCTGGLVCPAQRKQALRHFASRRAMDIEGLGEKIVDQLVDAGLVHSPADLYTLTVAQLTALDRFADKSAENLVAAIQNSRQARLDRLIYALGIRNVGEQTAKDLARYMGSMDALMQADQTVLMQVPDVGPVVADSIVSFFAEAHNREVLARLQAAGMHWEDLPTQVAEGPLLGKTVVLTGTLPNLSRDEAKALIEAAGGKASGSVSAKTYWVVAGEAAGSKLDKARSLGIEILDESEFLKRLQS, from the coding sequence ATGCTGAAGGTGTCTGAGCGCGCCGCTCAATTACGCGCATTGCTTGACCGCTACGCGTACGCTTATTACGTATGTGATGCGCCAGAAGTGCCGGATGCCGAATATGACCAGCTATTTCGTGAACTGGAGTCGCTGGAGACCGCCCATCCAACGTTAGTCTGTCCTGAATCACCGACGCAGCGCGTGGGGGCGCCGCCCTTGGCAGCGTTTGATACGGTGACGCATCAGACGCCCATGCTCTCGATCAATAACGCCTTTACGGCGGAAGAAGTGACGGCCTTTGATCGGCGCTGTCGCGAATTGTTGGCGCTTTCTGAAAACAGCCCACCCATTGCTTATGCCTGTGAACCCAAGTTCGACGGCCTGGCGATATCGCTGGTCTATGAAGATGGGCTATTTCAGCTGGGTGCGACGCGCGGGGATGGGGCCACGGGAGAAAATGTCACGCTGAACGTGCGCACGATTCACAGTGTGCCCTTGCGTCTGAATTCACCAGACCCCAAGGGACGCTTGGAGGTGCGCGGTGAAGTGCTGATTCGCCGTGCTGATTTTGCCAAGCTTAATGCGGCCCAAGAAGCCGCAGGCGAGAAAACCTTCGCCAACCCGCGCAATGCGGCAGCGGGCAGTTTACGGCAGCTTGATTCGGCAATCACTGCCCGGCGACCGCTCAGTTTTTTTGCTTATGGTATCGGTGAGACCAGTGATCAAGCCATGGTGCCTGATACCCAAGCCGGGGTACTCGATTGGTTGGCCATGCTGGGTTTTCGCGTGGCAGCGTCGCGGGCTGTGGTGCATGGGGCGGCAGGTTTGCTGGGCTATTACGACACCATGGGCAGGCAACGACCGACCTTGCCCTACGACATAGACGGGGTGGTTTACAAAGTGAACCGCCGAGATCAGCAGGCGCAATTGGGCTTTGTCTCCCGTGCACCACGCTTTGTGATTGCACATAAGTTTCCAGCCGAAGAGGTGTTGTCACGGGTCGAGGCGATTGACGTGCAAATTGGCCGTACGGGGGCGGTAACGCCAGTTGCCCGTCTGGAACCGGTGTTTGTCGGCGGGGTGACGGTCACGAACGCCACACTGCATAATTTTATCGAGTTGGCCCGTAAGGACATCCGTGTTGGCGATACGGTTGTGGTGCGACGGGCAGGGGATGTGATTCCGGAAGTGGTTGCTTCATTGCCGGATCGTCGACCCGTTGACGAGGCAGGGCACGCGCGCTTTCCGTTAATGGCCTGCCCGCCTCTGTGCCCGGAGTGTGGTTCTCATATTGAACGCCTACCCGGTGAAGCGGTTGCCCGCTGTACCGGTGGCTTGGTTTGCCCGGCCCAGCGCAAACAAGCCTTGCGCCATTTTGCCTCGAGGCGCGCCATGGATATTGAAGGACTGGGCGAAAAAATTGTAGATCAACTGGTCGACGCAGGGCTCGTGCATTCGCCCGCCGATCTTTACACCTTGACGGTGGCACAATTGACCGCGCTGGATCGGTTTGCCGATAAATCCGCCGAGAATCTGGTCGCAGCGATTCAAAATAGCCGCCAGGCAAGATTGGATCGACTGATTTATGCGCTGGGTATTCGCAATGTGGGCGAGCAAACGGCCAAAGATCTGGCCCGCTACATGGGCTCGATGGATGCGCTGATGCAGGCCGATCAGACGGTCCTGATGCAAGTACCGGATGTGGGGCCTGTGGTCGCTGATTCGATCGTCTCGTTTTTTGCCGAGGCGCATAACCGCGAGGTTTTAGCCCGCCTGCAAGCGGCCGGTATGCATTGGGAAGATCTGCCGACGCAGGTTGCAGAAGGGCCGCTACTGGGTAAGACGGTGGTATTGACCGGCACGTTGCCTAACTTGAGCCGTGATGAAGCCAAGGCATTGATTGAAGCAGCGGGTGGTAAGGCCTCG